The sequence AGATTGAGGCTTAGGTACACTGGCTGTCGGGTCACATATTCCCTTGCCTTTTTCAGGACATCTACAGTAGGGAACAATCATGTTTTACTAAAGGAGAGATCGacttatttatatacatatatatatatatatattccatttcTAATGCCTGAGTCTACCAAGCATAAAATATATCTTCCTAACAGCGTAAGTATGACGTGAGTTTCTCTTAGATATTTTCCAGCACAAACAGCATCAGGAAGGATATCTTCTGTTCATTTGTCTCTGAACTGGCGGCAGTCTCTGTCATTATGTACTACCAAAATTGGATGTTAACCAGATAGACAGAAAAACTTTACCTGAATGGATGAGTTTAAGCTGACTGCAAGCACAACAGTCACTTTGCCAAAAGGAAACCCTTTTCTAGGATGCTTTCGTCAATGCAAGTTTGAAACCTAACTTGGAAAATCAGCAGTCCTACTGAAGTGCTGCTTAGTGGCATAATTATCAATTAATCCCAATGACCTTTCCGTACTGTAATAAGGACAACAGCTTTTATTAACTTCAAGCTGGTATTTTTCTGGAAGCCTTGacttctgttatttttcagtaccaaaaaaaaaaaaaaagagagagagagagtacaaCGTTTGAGATACAGTATTTttggaagcttttatttttaaatatattctgttCTCATGCCTATATTCTGATTTCAGTTTTAAGCAAAATTAAGTGACAATCCTGGGTTAGCTAAGTTCTATTAAATTTCTGATTTACACCCGTGAGAAAGCAAGGAAGTTATCCAAATATAGTCAGCTTGCCCCTACAAACTAGGGCACTAGCATATACACGTGCTTATCAGCATTTCAGCAGAACGTACTGCACAACAGAATTAAGATGTAATATTCTACAGCATGAAATATTTATAAAGTAGTCTAAGCTCATAAGTTTGTTTGCAAAGTATATTAGTCCCATTGATTTACAAGAGTCTCCAAGACTCTTTATTGTACCAGTTTAATAGGCAGTACTAATAAGGACTTGAGCATTTCTTTCTTGTGCACATAAGATTTTaatccttggcctctgctcctacTGGTAACACCTGTGGAGTCCTTCTAACATGCCTTCACGGTATAATCACTCAGGTTTCTGTGCTGGAAAGAGGTGTTAAAACACTCCAGCAGTGAGCGGTATATTTTGACAAGTTCTTCCCATCAGTGTCCTGCTGCGAAGGGGATGGCTGCAGTCAGCCAGCCAGCGTCTTAGCAAGTAGTTAAGTCAGAGTAGATAAGCTTTTCCAGTATGTTCCCAGAAAACTGTGATTGGAGTCACATTTTGTTCTTACCTTCCCCTGTACTTCTTCATCCGGTTGATCTAATTAtgtaaagaaaactttttaaaaaatctactaAGCCACTGTAGAAGAGGAAGCAACACATGCACTGTTTTATTGCCTTCCCCGCTGTCTGTACAAAAAGTGCATTTTGCAGAGTTTAGAGCTAGAAGTTGTTCCTTTAGCAGCACCACTTAACTGATAGTTCATCAGGGACATGTTCATTGGGGCAGGGAAATCGCTGACAGCGTTTTACCATTTTGCATCAGTTTACTGATAGAGGCATGTAGATAAGCACAACAGTCTTACCCTGCTCTACAGGCTGTCGAGCGTCTGCAGTTAATAACGCCACTAAGGTGCCTCCCTGTTCTAACAGAGGGCCTGGAGAGTGGCACAGAAATTCAAACTGAGTCCTCCGATGTGTTCCCTAAAGCGTGGTATAGCAGGTTTGAAGGAACTAGGGAAGGGTGAAACATTTCTGCAGTTTCAGTTGTGCCTTTAACAGGCTTAAGATCTGCAGAATCAAGGCCTTTTCAATAGCTTTAATCATACAAGTTAAAAATGAGAACTTAAAACAAGACCCAGTATCTTCAGAGATATAAAAAGCCAAGATTTCTGCGCATATTGAGTTTCAAACATTTGCTCCTCCTCATTTCAGGCTGTATGCTGATATGTCATCTCGTCAGACGTGAACTCCCAAGTACATCTTTTGGTCCTCACGTGCTGCACTAACAGGGGATGCAGGAGCACTGTGTCCATAAACTGTTCGCTTAAGGAAGGATGCTGGAGTCACTGTGGTGTGATCAGCTGGTATGCCGTGGCCGGTGCATGAAGGGTGCAAGAGTCTTCCACTGGTAGGCAGAGCGCTTAGGTACAGAGCATCTTCTGTGAACCCAATGACAGGGAGGGATGGAGCGAGATTCATGCAGATGTTGCTGGTCGGAGGAGCGCTGCCCTGGGAGCTTCTGGTGGCAGAACCAGAGCTGGGGAGCCGAGAAGGAAGATCAGGTTCTAGTAGCCAAGTCTGGCCAGGTGTAAGTCCACTTTGCTGCTCCTCGTCCTGGGATTTTAAGCATTTGCAGCAGCAAATTCCAACACAGATGCCACAAACAACAAATGCCACAAATACGGATCCAACGAGAAGGAATGGCAGGTACACGGGCACTAAAAAAGGAAGAGTTATGTTAGCCAGCCATCACTTAGAGCAGGATGCTAGGTTAGATTCTGTCATTACATTGCATAAAGGAGACACCAGAGAGCCAGCCGGGGGAGTTTGTCTTGCTCCGAGCTCCTTATCTTGCTGCGAGAGAGCAGCAAGCCCAAGGAAAGGCAACTGCTACGGCACACTCACTGGCAAAAGCCTGGGGGCTGTCAAACCAGCCAGGCAGTCCTGTGGCATCTGCCGTTCGTACGCGCAATACTCGAGTATATTACAGCTACTGTTCCCTTGTGCATGATAACGTAGAAATCCAGGATCGTAACTGACTTAGAGCACGCAGTTAGGACCTGAACTGCCGTAGGGTTGTCTGTGCAATCTAGTTTTGAGAGCTACCAGTACTGATACAAGCCAGAAACTAAGTCAAATCCAT is a genomic window of Dromaius novaehollandiae isolate bDroNov1 chromosome 11, bDroNov1.hap1, whole genome shotgun sequence containing:
- the LOC112982846 gene encoding protein shisa-1-like, with product MAGGLLVVLLLALRGSPGRAGEYCHGGAGSPQRGFQCPERHDGPEAALCCGSCRLRYCCASRTARLDQGLCPGTPLQPGPRPPAPVPVYLPFLLVGSVFVAFVVCGICVGICCCKCLKSQDEEQQSGLTPGQTWLLEPDLPSRLPSSGSATRSSQGSAPPTSNICMNLAPSLPVIGFTEDALYLSALPTSGRLLHPSCTGHGIPADHTTVTPASFLKRTVYGHSAPASPVSAAREDQKMYLGVHV